A part of Ictalurus furcatus strain D&B chromosome 8, Billie_1.0, whole genome shotgun sequence genomic DNA contains:
- the slc26a2 gene encoding sulfate transporter, whose product MMSGVEADQVAAEGESKNELQTPFILEECERKDQSLRVLLSQKLKKQCVCSPARAKALLLDSVPILKWLPKYQVKDWLLGDMMSGLIVGILLVPQSIAYSLLAGQDPIYGLYTSFFSSIIYTLLGTSRHISVGIFGVLCLLVGQVVDRELTLAGYPTDQSGNITSLENNTIPQCDRSCYAIIIGATVTFTAGVYQVLMGLLQVGFVSVFLSDSLLSGFATGASLTILTSQLKYLLGLKLPRAQGWGSLIKTWIRLFENLGQTNMCDLITSILCLLVLVPAKELNDFFKSRLKAPIPFELFVVIIATLASHFGNFQEKYGSEVSGAIPTGFMPPQLPAWDLIPNIALDAFSIAIVGFAITVSLSEMFAQKHGYMVDPNQEMYAIGFCNIFPSFFRCFTTSAALTKTLVKESTGCQTQLSSLVTALVLLLVLLVIAPLFYSLQKCVLAVIIVVNLRGALRKFRDVPQMWRVNHIDAAIWLVTMATSALVNTELGLLVGVLVSAFCVLGRTQCAQAIELGQAGHRDLFKDMESYKNLHKHPGVAVFRYEAPIYYANQALFKKFLYRSVGLDPQKEKARLKKLEKQQKKMKEDAEVPTCGFLPSFHTLILDCSAVLFVDTAGVSALKEMYKDYKEFAVHLLLAQCSPSVIESLRRGGYYDPESTEIIFHSLGDAVRYAQSCQSQNGECETPC is encoded by the exons ATGATGTCAGGTGTTGAGGCAGACCAGGTTGCAGCAGAAGGTGAATCTAAGAATGAACTTCAGACTCCATTCATCCTAGAGGAATGTGAGAGGAAGGACCAGTCTTTGAGGGTGTTGCTGAGTCAAAAACTGAAAAAGCAATGTGTCTGCAGCCCAGCTCGAGCAAAAGCCCTGCTCCTAGATTCTGTACCCATCTTAAAATGGCTGCCAAAATATCAGGTCAAAGACTGGCTCCTGGGTGACATGATGTCAGGCCTTATTGTGGGCATCTTGCTGGTTCCCCAGTCCATCGCCTACTCACTGCTGGCAGGCCAGGATCCCATCTATGGGCTCTACACGTCGTTCTTCTCCAGCATTATCTACACTCTTCTTGGCACATCCAGGCATATTTCGGTGGGTATCTTCGGGGTGCTGTGCTTGTTGGTGGGCCAGGTGGTGGACAGGGAGCTCACATTGGCTGGATATCCCACCGATCAGTCAGGAAACATCACCAGCCTGGAAAACAACACAATTCCACAATGTGACCGTAGCTGCTACGCCATCATCATAGGGGCCACTGTGACCTTCACAGCAGGAGTGTACCAG GTATTAATGGGTCTCCTCCAGGTTGGCTTTGTCTCCGTCTTCCTTTCTGACTCTCTCCTAAGTGGCTTTGCCACTGGTGCCTCTCTTACCATTCTCACCTCACAGCTGAAGTACCTGCTGGGCCTGAAACTACCTCGTGCCCAAGGTTGGGGCTCATTAATCAAAACCTGGATCAGGCTCTTCGAGAACCTGGGCCAAACCAACATGTGTGATCTCATCACCAGCATCCTCTGCCTGCTCGTTCTGGTCCCTGCCAAGGAGCTGAACGACTTCTTTAAATCCAGACTCAAGGCACCAATTCCCTTTGAGCTGTTTGTGGTTATCATTGCCACACTGGCTTCCCATTTTGGTAATTTCCAGGAGAAGTATGGATCCGAGGTGTCTGGGGCCATTCCCACAGGCTTCATGCCTCCACAGCTCCCAGCCTGGGATCTCATACCCAACATAGCGCTTGATGCCTTCTCAATAGCCATTGTGGGCTTCGCCAtcactgtgtctctgtctgaAATGTTTGCTCAGAAACATGGCTACATGGTGGATCCCAATCAGGAGATGTACGCCATCGGATTCTGCAATAtctttccatcattttttcgCTGCTTCACCACTAGTGCCGCCCTGACCAAGACCCTGGTGAAGGAGTCCACTGGCTGCCAGACTCAGCTCTCAAGCTTGGTAACTGCTCTCGTGCTACTGCTGGTGCTACTTGTCATCGCGCCTCTCTTCTACTCACTACAGAa ATGTGTGCTAGCCGTTATCATTGTGGTGAACCTGCGTGGTGCTTTGCGGAAGTTCCGAGATGTTCCACAAATGTGGCGTGTGAACCACATAGACGCTGCCATCTGGCTGGTGACCATGGCCACATCAGCACTGGTAAACACTGAGCTGGGCCTGCTGGTAGGCGTGCTGGTGTCTGCATTCTGCGTGCTAGGCCGCACCCAGTGTGCCCAGGCAATTGAGCTGGGCCAGGCAGGGCATCGTGACCTCTTCAAGGACATGGAATCGTATAAAAACCTCCACAAGCATCCCGGGGTGGCTGTGTTTCGCTATGAAGCTCCCATCTACTACGCCAACCAGGCTCTGTTTAAGAAGTTTCTGTATCGCAGCGTAGGTCTAGACCCGCAGAAAGAGAAAGCCAGGCTCAAGAAGCTGGaaaagcagcagaagaagaTGAAGGAAGATGCTGAAGTGCCCACCTGCGGTTTTCTCCCTTCTTTTCACACACTGATCCTCGACTGCAGCGCTGTGTTATTTGTGGATACTGCCGGAGTTAGCGCTCTGAAGGAGATGTATAAGGATTACAAGGAGTTTGCCGTGCACTTGTTATTAGCCCAGTGCAGCCCGTCAGTGATCGAATCGCTGCGCAGAGGTGGCTATTATGACCCTGAGAGTACTGAGATCATTTTTCACTCTCTCGGTGATGCTGTCCGTTATGCCCAAAGCTGTCAGTCACAGAATGGTGAATGTGAGACTCCTTGCTGA